The proteins below are encoded in one region of Pelagibacterium flavum:
- a CDS encoding DUF6880 family protein — protein MASKTTLNAKNLEALGAERLAQLLIEVSTGNAAAKRKLRLALAGAQSPREAAREITKRLTSIARARSFITWKNRKALVTDLETQRRAIVEQIAQADPDEALALMWRFIALATPVFERCDDSSGTVIGIFHQACADLGQLAATVRPDPQALAGTVLDALQDNGYGQYDGLIGIMAPALGDEGMAALKAMAEDLGRSPVPVPPKDQWKAVGWGPGGTSYEHEMRARERATTVAMALKDIADAQDDVDGFIAQYDPKTRKVPQIAAEIAQRLLAAGRAVEALEFLERAELGDGLRVPLAWQDIRLQTLEALGRGEEAQTFRWDCFERTLSDSYLRAYLKRLPDFDDIEAEERAMAHAMAYPSLLHALQFFLDWPALDRAAELLVARHDEIDGDHYEYLAPAAEALSERHPLAATLVLRAMIDFTLTRSRAKRYRYAAEHLVSCARLARDIPDFGAFETHDAYVARLKEEHDRKFGFWSLTAA, from the coding sequence ATGGCTTCCAAGACCACCCTCAATGCGAAGAACCTCGAAGCGCTGGGCGCCGAGCGCCTGGCGCAACTATTGATCGAGGTCAGCACCGGCAACGCGGCCGCCAAGCGCAAGCTGCGGCTCGCGCTGGCCGGGGCCCAGAGCCCGAGGGAGGCGGCGCGGGAGATCACCAAGCGGCTGACCAGCATCGCCCGCGCCCGCAGCTTCATCACCTGGAAGAACCGCAAGGCGCTGGTCACCGATCTCGAGACCCAGCGTCGCGCCATCGTCGAGCAGATCGCGCAGGCCGATCCGGACGAGGCGCTGGCGCTCATGTGGCGGTTCATCGCGCTCGCCACGCCCGTCTTCGAGCGTTGCGACGACTCCAGCGGCACTGTCATCGGCATCTTCCACCAGGCCTGTGCCGATCTGGGGCAGCTCGCGGCAACGGTCCGGCCTGATCCGCAGGCGCTCGCCGGCACTGTTCTCGATGCGCTTCAGGACAACGGCTATGGCCAGTATGACGGCCTGATCGGCATCATGGCACCCGCGCTCGGCGACGAGGGGATGGCGGCCCTGAAGGCGATGGCCGAGGATCTCGGTCGCTCGCCTGTGCCGGTTCCGCCGAAGGACCAATGGAAGGCGGTGGGCTGGGGCCCAGGCGGCACCAGCTACGAGCACGAGATGCGGGCGCGCGAGCGCGCGACCACTGTCGCCATGGCGCTCAAGGACATCGCGGACGCGCAGGACGACGTCGACGGCTTCATCGCACAGTACGATCCGAAGACCCGGAAGGTGCCGCAGATCGCGGCCGAGATCGCGCAGCGTCTCCTCGCGGCCGGCAGGGCGGTCGAGGCGCTGGAGTTCCTCGAGCGCGCGGAGCTCGGCGACGGGTTGCGGGTTCCGCTGGCTTGGCAGGACATTCGGCTGCAGACGCTGGAGGCGCTGGGTCGCGGCGAGGAGGCGCAGACGTTCCGGTGGGACTGCTTCGAGCGCACGCTCTCCGACAGCTACCTGCGGGCCTATCTCAAGCGGCTGCCCGACTTCGACGACATCGAGGCCGAGGAGCGAGCGATGGCGCACGCCATGGCCTATCCGAGCCTTCTTCACGCCCTGCAGTTCTTCCTCGACTGGCCGGCGCTGGATCGCGCCGCCGAACTCCTCGTGGCCCGGCACGATGAGATCGACGGAGATCACTACGAGTATCTCGCCCCCGCGGCGGAGGCCCTGTCAGAGCGTCATCCGCTGGCCGCGACGCTGGTGCTCCGCGCGATGATCGACTTCACGCTCACCAGATCCCGGGCGAAGCGGTATCGCTATGCCGCCGAGCACCTGGTCTCCTGCGCCCGGCTCGCGCGGGACATCCCGGACTTCGGGGCGTTCGAGACGCACGACGCTTATGTCGCCCGGTTGAAGGAGGAGCACGACAGGAAGTTCGGCTTCTGGTCGCTCACCGCCGCCTGA
- a CDS encoding ABC transporter substrate-binding protein, whose amino-acid sequence MFASFVAPLEAREEYHFPAPAGQTETLVIEASADIAAIEPLIRDFQRIEPNITIEYADSLTNDVFAAAMEACSAGRGFADIVISSSVDHIARLTNDGCAQHHESALTANMPGWANLRNEAFGFSFEPAVIVYNSSLVPSEDIPLTRNALVELLRNKPGTYDGKVGTYDITLSGIGYLFAFFDSQQSSLFGRLLEGFGRARAVLEPTTGGILDRIETGELLIGYNLLGSYAYGRKRDGAPIGIVLPHDFTIVLSRAALIPPHAANRDAAGRFIDYLLSSRGQGVAAESSFFFGFDRPPPAGVIAADQSGGATFYRPINLSPALLVTLDQAKRARFLAEWNDAMHGGATAEAPTARTAP is encoded by the coding sequence ATGTTCGCGAGTTTCGTCGCGCCGCTAGAGGCCCGCGAGGAATATCATTTCCCTGCCCCTGCTGGCCAGACTGAAACGCTCGTCATAGAGGCATCCGCCGATATTGCCGCGATCGAACCGCTCATTCGCGATTTCCAACGCATTGAGCCGAATATCACGATCGAATACGCGGATTCGCTGACCAATGACGTCTTTGCGGCAGCAATGGAGGCCTGCTCCGCAGGAAGGGGCTTTGCCGATATCGTCATATCATCATCGGTCGATCACATCGCGCGTCTGACCAACGACGGATGCGCGCAGCATCACGAATCCGCCCTCACGGCCAATATGCCGGGCTGGGCAAATCTGCGAAATGAGGCCTTCGGATTTTCCTTTGAACCGGCCGTTATTGTTTACAATTCCAGTCTGGTGCCATCCGAAGATATCCCGCTGACCCGAAACGCCCTTGTCGAGTTGTTGCGCAACAAGCCTGGCACCTATGATGGTAAGGTCGGCACCTATGACATTACCCTGTCGGGTATCGGTTATCTCTTTGCTTTTTTCGACTCCCAGCAATCGAGCCTGTTCGGGCGGCTACTGGAAGGTTTTGGACGCGCTCGCGCCGTTCTTGAGCCTACGACCGGCGGCATCCTGGACCGCATCGAAACCGGCGAACTGTTGATCGGGTACAATCTACTTGGGTCCTACGCCTACGGACGCAAGAGGGACGGAGCGCCCATCGGGATCGTCCTGCCCCACGACTTCACAATCGTGCTCTCGCGCGCCGCGCTCATTCCACCCCATGCCGCAAATCGCGATGCCGCAGGGCGCTTCATTGATTACCTGCTCAGCTCTCGAGGTCAGGGCGTCGCCGCGGAATCCTCATTCTTTTTCGGCTTCGACCGACCGCCACCCGCGGGCGTAATTGCCGCCGACCAATCTGGCGGAGCAACATTTTACAGACCAATAAACCTCAGCCCGGCCCTGCTGGTCACGCTCGATCAAGCCAAACGTGCTCGATTTCTGGCCGAATGGAACGACGCCATGCATGGCGGTGCGACCGCCGAGGCCCCGACTGCTCGGACAGCACCTTAA
- a CDS encoding sensor histidine kinase, translating into MIEGAQTVRRRFSLFWRLSGAIALVLLAGAGALTYAAYSYAGAAADKAYDRLLIGAARQIADTVSAEGGAISVDVPLSALETLSISRTDRVYYQVAAPDGALITGYEDLPVSHGDITPGDEAHATDAGFLGRDIRLASVWRYISEQGATGWVRVSVAQTREARNALTLELTLGALLPVLAMSLLALIVLMAAVKAGLNPLRRLERALQNRDPNDLTPLDVEAPVEVDALVDAINRFMGRLSHRLDAMQRYIETAAHQLRTPLTGIAAQIELLDRARDDHARTAAAARLRKRTSEAGRLANQLLSHATVIHRAEVVKAEPIDLRQVVHYSNADAALDLAGRDLTVKLNVPKDAVIVLGDLVALREALRNLVENAIKHGAVGRISICVANTEEGPTLAVYDDGPGIAPDDWDRLLERFVTGAGGGTGLGLAIVADVARAHKARLLLRNAENGDFGILLVFPRKDDRR; encoded by the coding sequence ATGATTGAAGGGGCGCAAACGGTTCGCCGCCGGTTTTCTCTTTTCTGGCGGCTGAGCGGTGCGATCGCGCTTGTGCTTCTGGCAGGCGCCGGAGCGCTGACCTATGCGGCCTATTCCTATGCCGGGGCAGCCGCCGACAAGGCCTATGACCGGCTGCTCATAGGCGCCGCCCGCCAGATTGCCGATACTGTAAGCGCAGAGGGTGGCGCCATATCCGTCGACGTTCCGCTTTCCGCGCTCGAAACGCTTTCGATTTCCCGCACCGACAGGGTCTATTATCAGGTTGCAGCTCCCGATGGAGCGCTTATCACAGGGTACGAAGACCTCCCTGTTTCTCACGGTGACATCACCCCGGGCGATGAAGCCCACGCCACGGACGCAGGGTTTCTTGGCCGTGATATCCGGCTGGCCTCTGTGTGGCGCTATATTTCCGAACAGGGCGCAACCGGATGGGTTCGCGTGTCGGTGGCACAAACACGCGAAGCACGGAACGCGCTGACACTGGAACTAACGCTGGGCGCCCTGCTGCCCGTCCTCGCGATGAGCCTGTTGGCCCTGATCGTGCTTATGGCCGCAGTCAAGGCCGGGCTCAATCCGCTGCGGCGCCTCGAACGTGCGCTCCAGAACCGCGACCCGAACGATTTGACGCCGCTCGACGTGGAAGCGCCGGTCGAAGTCGATGCGCTGGTCGACGCGATCAACCGGTTCATGGGCAGGCTGTCACATCGTCTCGATGCCATGCAACGCTATATTGAGACAGCGGCACACCAGCTCAGAACCCCGCTGACCGGCATCGCCGCCCAGATCGAACTCCTTGACAGGGCACGCGATGATCATGCGCGCACCGCTGCCGCCGCGCGATTGCGCAAACGGACCTCCGAGGCTGGACGACTGGCTAACCAGCTCCTCAGCCACGCGACCGTTATCCATCGCGCCGAGGTCGTGAAGGCCGAACCAATAGATCTGCGTCAGGTCGTGCACTATTCCAACGCCGATGCGGCGCTCGACCTCGCAGGGCGGGACCTGACAGTGAAATTGAATGTACCCAAAGATGCCGTCATCGTGCTCGGCGATCTGGTTGCCCTGCGCGAGGCGCTGCGCAATCTCGTCGAGAACGCGATAAAGCACGGTGCTGTTGGCCGCATTTCCATATGTGTCGCAAACACTGAGGAAGGGCCTACGCTTGCGGTTTATGACGATGGTCCCGGCATCGCACCCGACGATTGGGATCGCCTGCTTGAACGATTTGTTACAGGCGCAGGAGGAGGAACGGGGCTGGGGCTCGCAATTGTTGCAGATGTTGCGCGGGCCCACAAAGCGCGTCTCCTTTTGCGGAACGCCGAAAACGGCGATTTCGGAATTTTATTGGTGTTTCCCAGGAAAGATGACCGGCGATGA
- a CDS encoding response regulator transcription factor, producing the protein MRILVIEDTDDVGEAVVHAFERMGHAVDWEKSRRDAEDALAVQNYALVVLDINLPDGSGFDLLSGLRSRGSTTPVLVLTARALVDDRVDALDTGADDYLVKPFDFRELEARARALMRRRQGSAVSILTAGNLALDQTTRAVSVAGRSVELTRREVCLLEVLLGHPGKAFSKNELLDQLYGFENEAGPNAIELYVGRLRRKLAGANVKIQTLRGVGYQILDLPDAQP; encoded by the coding sequence CTGCGAATTCTTGTCATTGAGGACACTGACGATGTTGGTGAGGCCGTCGTGCATGCCTTTGAACGCATGGGGCATGCTGTGGACTGGGAGAAGTCTCGCCGGGACGCCGAGGACGCGCTGGCTGTCCAGAATTATGCGCTTGTCGTGCTCGACATCAACCTTCCCGACGGGAGCGGGTTCGACCTGCTGTCGGGACTGCGCAGCCGTGGCTCTACAACGCCCGTTCTTGTGCTGACCGCAAGAGCACTCGTTGATGATCGGGTCGACGCACTCGACACCGGCGCTGATGACTATCTTGTCAAGCCGTTCGACTTTCGCGAACTTGAAGCAAGAGCACGTGCGCTAATGCGCAGGCGTCAGGGAAGCGCGGTATCCATTCTGACTGCAGGCAATCTCGCACTGGATCAGACCACCCGCGCCGTCTCTGTTGCAGGCAGGTCCGTCGAGCTTACGCGCAGAGAGGTTTGCTTGCTCGAGGTCTTGCTGGGGCATCCCGGCAAGGCATTTTCCAAAAATGAACTGCTCGACCAGCTCTATGGGTTTGAGAACGAGGCGGGCCCCAACGCCATTGAGCTTTACGTCGGAAGGCTACGGCGCAAACTTGCCGGCGCCAATGTCAAAATTCAGACACTGCGCGGGGTTGGCTACCAGATACTTGACCTTCCGGACGCCCAACCATGA
- a CDS encoding Bug family tripartite tricarboxylate transporter substrate binding protein, with protein sequence MLMAGPALALDSLKIMAPAGPGGGWDQTARTIQATLQSEGLVSNIQVENVAGAGGTIGLQQFINTSAGDPTATIVGGYVMVGAVIANESPVGLEDITPLARLTGEYVIVVVPAASEIQNADDLAEMLRDDPGSVTWAGGSAGGVDHIAAGMFAKAAGIDPALINYIPYSGGGEALAAILGNQVTVGVSGYSEFSGQLDAGTVRAIGITALEAQEYTDAPTFAEQGYPIDVQNWRMIAAAPGITDDEREELLTTIRTMANSDAWNDELRTKGWVNTYMDGDHFADYLAAEIVATTAILEELGIVE encoded by the coding sequence ATGTTGATGGCTGGCCCGGCGCTGGCTCTCGACAGTCTCAAGATCATGGCGCCTGCGGGGCCGGGCGGCGGCTGGGACCAGACTGCGCGCACTATCCAGGCGACGCTACAGTCCGAGGGTCTTGTATCCAACATCCAGGTTGAGAATGTTGCCGGTGCTGGGGGGACCATCGGCCTGCAGCAGTTCATCAACACATCGGCCGGGGATCCGACCGCGACGATCGTTGGCGGCTATGTGATGGTCGGCGCGGTGATTGCCAATGAATCACCTGTCGGTCTTGAAGATATCACCCCTCTTGCCCGGCTCACTGGTGAGTATGTCATTGTCGTCGTTCCGGCGGCGAGTGAGATTCAGAACGCTGACGACCTGGCCGAAATGCTCCGTGACGATCCCGGTTCGGTCACCTGGGCCGGCGGCTCGGCCGGCGGCGTCGATCACATCGCAGCCGGCATGTTTGCAAAGGCCGCGGGTATCGATCCGGCACTGATCAACTACATCCCCTATTCGGGTGGCGGAGAGGCCCTTGCTGCCATTCTCGGCAATCAGGTGACGGTGGGTGTTTCGGGCTATTCGGAATTTTCCGGACAGCTTGATGCCGGCACGGTTCGCGCCATTGGGATCACGGCCTTGGAAGCCCAGGAGTATACCGATGCTCCGACATTCGCAGAACAGGGTTACCCGATCGACGTCCAGAACTGGCGCATGATCGCCGCAGCGCCCGGTATAACCGATGATGAGCGGGAGGAACTTCTGACCACGATCCGTACGATGGCCAATTCGGATGCCTGGAACGACGAACTGCGCACCAAGGGTTGGGTCAATACCTATATGGACGGCGACCATTTCGCCGATTACCTCGCCGCGGAGATCGTGGCTACCACAGCGATTCTCGAAGAGCTGGGGATCGTCGAGTGA
- a CDS encoding tripartite tricarboxylate transporter TctB family protein, which translates to MSFPDTDTGETGASRSPDLRKTADMGGLAIAVGLFLFAVLIAWDGSSYPVRRSYAQFGPEIFPYIIASGLAMFGIATVVMGLRKSFPQREPMNWQAVSWVVAAVIAKIALLYAGAGFIIGAGALFGLAARGLGRKPLWLTFLVGVCVTTLLYVLFRHGLGLSLPNGPLEQAINTLFRR; encoded by the coding sequence GTGAGCTTCCCTGATACCGATACGGGGGAGACCGGCGCAAGCCGGTCTCCAGACCTGCGCAAGACGGCCGATATGGGGGGGCTGGCGATTGCGGTCGGGCTGTTCCTGTTTGCGGTCCTGATTGCCTGGGATGGATCGAGCTATCCCGTCCGCCGATCCTACGCCCAATTCGGCCCAGAGATATTTCCCTACATCATCGCATCCGGTCTCGCCATGTTCGGGATCGCGACAGTCGTCATGGGCCTGCGCAAATCCTTCCCGCAACGGGAGCCGATGAACTGGCAGGCAGTGTCCTGGGTTGTCGCGGCGGTGATTGCGAAGATCGCGCTTTTGTACGCGGGGGCGGGTTTCATCATCGGGGCAGGCGCCCTGTTTGGTCTTGCTGCCCGGGGACTGGGACGCAAACCGCTCTGGCTGACTTTTCTCGTCGGCGTCTGTGTAACAACGCTGCTTTATGTGCTGTTCCGGCATGGGCTTGGCCTTTCACTGCCCAACGGGCCACTGGAGCAGGCCATAAACACTCTGTTCAGACGGTAA
- a CDS encoding tripartite tricarboxylate transporter permease yields the protein MDTFILLFDGLLVAAQPMNLMFALIGVLLGTAVGVMPGIGPALTVALLLPISLSFGATGSMIMFAGIYYGGMYGGAISSILLNTPGETASIMTAVEGNKMARDGRGGKALGAAAIGSFSGGMVGTLGLAIVSPFMIMVALSFGPAEYFALMVLSFVTVSAAFGGSVARGLTALFIGLAIGLVGIDKLTGQPRLSFGIPELRDNISIAVVAVGLFAIGETLFIASKKIAVVDKVEAIRGSVWLSLTDLKRCLMPYVRGAGLGFLFGPLPTGGAEIPTFLSYSTERKSARGVAKEEFEGPKGAIEGVAGPEAANNASAAGTLIPLLTLGLPTSATAAMMLAGFQQYGLQPGPLLFTNDPALVWGLVASLFIANVMLVVLNLPFVGVWVRLLMIPRPWLYAGILTFATLGIIGSQGSVFALVLLLGFGLIGFVMRRFGYPLAPVLVGAILGPLAEEQLRRGLMINQGDWTFLLTSPVALTIYAIAAAAVFGPVIWRLLATDKSKTVFAMDGD from the coding sequence ATGGATACGTTCATATTGCTGTTTGATGGTCTTCTGGTTGCCGCACAACCGATGAACCTGATGTTCGCACTGATCGGCGTGCTTCTGGGCACAGCGGTCGGTGTCATGCCCGGCATCGGGCCTGCGCTGACGGTTGCGTTACTGCTCCCGATCTCGCTTTCGTTTGGAGCCACCGGCTCGATGATCATGTTTGCCGGCATTTACTACGGCGGTATGTATGGAGGTGCGATTTCCTCGATCCTGCTCAATACCCCTGGGGAAACCGCCTCGATCATGACAGCGGTCGAGGGGAACAAGATGGCGCGCGACGGTCGTGGCGGCAAGGCTCTGGGGGCTGCTGCCATCGGGTCGTTTTCCGGCGGTATGGTCGGCACGCTCGGGCTGGCGATTGTTTCCCCCTTCATGATCATGGTTGCCCTGTCGTTTGGGCCGGCAGAGTATTTTGCGCTGATGGTGCTGTCGTTTGTGACGGTGTCGGCGGCATTTGGCGGCTCGGTTGCACGCGGCCTGACGGCCCTGTTTATCGGTCTGGCCATTGGTCTTGTGGGCATCGACAAACTCACCGGGCAGCCCCGGCTCAGTTTTGGCATTCCCGAACTGCGCGATAACATTTCGATAGCGGTTGTCGCCGTGGGCCTTTTTGCCATCGGGGAGACGCTTTTCATTGCATCAAAAAAGATCGCTGTGGTTGATAAGGTCGAGGCCATCAGGGGCTCGGTGTGGCTCAGTCTCACCGATCTCAAGCGCTGCCTGATGCCATATGTTCGCGGGGCGGGGCTTGGCTTTCTGTTCGGTCCGTTGCCAACCGGCGGAGCGGAGATTCCCACATTTCTGTCCTATTCGACCGAACGCAAATCGGCGAGAGGCGTCGCCAAGGAGGAGTTCGAGGGGCCAAAGGGTGCCATTGAAGGGGTTGCAGGCCCCGAAGCTGCAAACAACGCTTCAGCCGCCGGTACATTGATTCCGCTGCTGACGCTTGGCCTGCCCACTTCGGCAACCGCCGCGATGATGCTGGCAGGATTCCAGCAATATGGGCTGCAGCCGGGTCCGCTTCTGTTCACCAACGACCCTGCACTGGTTTGGGGGTTGGTTGCCTCTCTCTTCATCGCCAATGTTATGCTGGTCGTGCTCAACCTGCCCTTTGTGGGCGTCTGGGTGCGCCTGCTGATGATCCCGCGACCATGGCTTTATGCGGGCATTCTCACCTTTGCCACGTTGGGCATTATCGGTTCGCAAGGTTCGGTCTTCGCCCTGGTTCTGCTCCTTGGCTTCGGTCTGATCGGCTTCGTGATGCGCAGGTTCGGCTATCCACTTGCACCTGTTCTCGTCGGAGCAATTCTGGGGCCGTTGGCCGAAGAGCAATTGCGCCGCGGACTGATGATCAATCAGGGCGACTGGACGTTTCTTCTGACCTCTCCTGTTGCGCTGACGATCTACGCCATCGCCGCTGCAGCGGTCTTTGGCCCGGTCATATGGCGATTGCTGGCCACCGACAAATCCAAGACCGTGTTCGCGATGGACGGCGACTGA
- a CDS encoding bile acid:sodium symporter, translating into MPMAGILFAGQEVSLIVLPLMLFHLIQLAVCAIISRRIASRPIAAEFATSISDR; encoded by the coding sequence CTGCCGATGGCCGGGATATTGTTTGCCGGGCAGGAGGTTTCGCTCATCGTGCTGCCGCTTATGCTCTTCCACCTCATCCAGTTGGCGGTTTGCGCGATCATTTCCCGGCGCATAGCTTCCCGCCCGATTGCTGCCGAGTTCGCCACGAGCATCTCTGACCGCTAG
- a CDS encoding amino acid ABC transporter ATP-binding protein — MNTDRITITGLTKYYGETLVLDDINLVIAPHEVVCLIGASGSGKSTLLRCINRLTEFDYGTIALDGISLDDPSWGRNGVYRKIGIVFQSYNLFPHMSVMENITLAPLKVHGISKPEALATARDLLSAFGMAEFENAYPEQLSGGQQQRVAIVRALATQPEVMLFDEVTAALDPELVGEVLAIIRKLKSDGMTMVIVTHEMGFARDVADRICFLDGGRIVEEAEPKALFSSPQNPRTRKFLQRIIEAGRL; from the coding sequence GTGAATACCGACCGCATAACAATTACCGGGCTCACCAAATATTATGGCGAGACCCTTGTCCTCGACGACATCAACTTGGTTATCGCCCCCCACGAAGTAGTGTGCCTGATCGGCGCGTCCGGTTCGGGCAAATCGACCCTGTTGCGCTGCATCAACCGGCTGACCGAGTTCGACTACGGCACCATCGCGCTCGACGGCATATCCCTCGACGACCCCTCCTGGGGCCGCAACGGGGTCTATCGCAAGATCGGCATCGTCTTTCAGTCCTACAATCTCTTCCCCCACATGAGCGTGATGGAAAACATCACCCTCGCCCCACTCAAGGTCCACGGCATTTCCAAACCCGAAGCGCTGGCCACCGCTCGTGACCTGCTCTCCGCCTTCGGCATGGCCGAGTTCGAAAACGCCTATCCCGAGCAACTCTCCGGCGGCCAGCAACAACGCGTCGCCATCGTGCGCGCTCTGGCCACCCAGCCGGAAGTGATGCTGTTTGATGAAGTTACCGCCGCGCTCGATCCCGAACTGGTCGGTGAAGTGCTCGCCATCATCCGCAAGCTCAAGTCCGACGGCATGACAATGGTCATCGTCACGCACGAAATGGGCTTCGCCCGCGACGTCGCCGACCGCATCTGCTTTCTCGATGGCGGCCGTATCGTGGAAGAAGCCGAGCCCAAAGCCCTGTTCTCGAGCCCGCAGAACCCGCGCACCCGCAAATTCCTGCAACGGATCATCGAAGCCGGTCGCCTCTGA
- a CDS encoding amino acid ABC transporter permease has translation MTSGLPPQGTPTGTAPETEPRRPRPPKKKKLSARDRYLPGLISIAMIAVVFGTVAYTVTSAEQWPRIARQFFDLNAMAASFPQVLRGFWLNLQVWAICLFAIMAWGLVLALFRSLTGPWFAPLRVFTVVYIDLFRGLPVLLLVLIFGFGIPALNLPGLPNSALFWGATAMVISYAAYSAEIYRSGIEAVHDGQRAAATALGLSQWQTMRYAILPQAVRNVMPVLLNLAVALQKDVALLSVIGVRDAVREAQIYTAQTFNYSSLIAAALLFLVATIPMARLTDYISKKDRQRRLQGAM, from the coding sequence ATGACCTCTGGACTACCGCCGCAAGGCACCCCGACTGGCACGGCTCCCGAAACGGAGCCGCGCCGTCCGCGCCCGCCGAAGAAAAAGAAACTGAGCGCCCGCGATCGCTATCTGCCCGGCCTCATCTCGATTGCCATGATTGCCGTCGTGTTCGGCACTGTTGCCTATACAGTGACCTCTGCCGAACAATGGCCGCGCATCGCCCGGCAATTTTTCGATCTCAATGCCATGGCGGCGTCTTTCCCGCAGGTGCTGCGCGGCTTCTGGCTCAACCTTCAGGTCTGGGCAATATGCCTCTTCGCCATCATGGCGTGGGGTCTGGTGCTGGCCCTGTTCCGCTCGCTGACCGGTCCGTGGTTCGCGCCCCTGAGGGTGTTCACCGTCGTCTATATCGATCTGTTCCGTGGCCTGCCGGTCCTGCTGCTCGTCCTGATTTTCGGCTTCGGCATTCCGGCCCTCAACCTGCCCGGTCTGCCCAATTCCGCCCTGTTCTGGGGCGCAACCGCAATGGTCATCTCCTACGCCGCCTATTCGGCCGAAATCTACCGCTCGGGCATAGAAGCGGTCCATGACGGCCAGCGCGCCGCCGCCACCGCGCTCGGCCTTTCCCAGTGGCAGACCATGCGCTACGCCATCCTGCCCCAAGCCGTCCGCAACGTCATGCCCGTGCTTTTGAACCTCGCTGTCGCGCTGCAAAAGGACGTGGCACTGCTCTCGGTCATCGGCGTGCGCGATGCCGTCCGGGAGGCCCAGATCTACACGGCCCAGACCTTCAACTATTCGTCGCTGATCGCCGCCGCGCTGCTGTTCCTCGTCGCGACAATTCCCATGGCGCGCCTTACCGATTACATCTCGAAAAAAGACCGCCAGCGCCGCCTGCAGGGGGCCATGTGA
- a CDS encoding ABC transporter substrate-binding protein produces MSVQISSWRNLAVAASLAAALAAGTTFAQENTPDDPRLFTPGQLTIATSDPVFPPWMMDNDPSNGEGFESAFVYALAEKMGFAADDVVWVRETFDQAIAPGAKDYDFGIQQISVTEDRSQIATFSDVYYQPQKAVVAMPGSAVEQATSFADLREVRWGVMIGTTDLDYVEQIIGVTEPAVYNDQVGLFQALQGNQIDAVATELPTALYLTAVQVPDATIAAILPPDENDYGHGLIFEQGNDLVEWVNEAIAELKSEGVIDALVAEYLIADPELAVITE; encoded by the coding sequence ATGTCGGTACAAATTTCATCGTGGCGCAACCTGGCGGTTGCGGCATCGCTCGCCGCCGCGCTCGCGGCCGGAACAACCTTCGCTCAGGAAAACACGCCTGACGATCCGCGCCTGTTCACCCCGGGTCAGCTGACTATCGCAACCTCCGACCCGGTCTTTCCGCCCTGGATGATGGACAACGACCCCTCCAACGGTGAAGGCTTTGAAAGCGCTTTCGTTTATGCCTTGGCCGAGAAGATGGGTTTTGCGGCCGATGATGTGGTCTGGGTGCGCGAGACCTTCGATCAGGCGATTGCGCCGGGCGCCAAGGATTACGATTTCGGCATCCAGCAAATCTCTGTCACCGAAGACCGCAGCCAGATCGCCACCTTCTCGGACGTCTATTACCAACCGCAAAAGGCTGTGGTCGCCATGCCAGGCTCGGCGGTCGAACAGGCGACCAGCTTTGCAGATCTGCGTGAGGTGCGCTGGGGCGTGATGATCGGCACCACCGATCTCGATTACGTCGAACAGATCATCGGTGTCACCGAACCAGCGGTGTATAACGACCAGGTCGGCCTGTTCCAGGCCCTCCAGGGTAACCAGATCGATGCTGTAGCCACCGAATTGCCCACGGCGCTCTATCTCACCGCCGTCCAGGTGCCGGACGCCACCATCGCCGCCATCCTCCCGCCTGACGAAAACGACTACGGCCACGGCCTGATCTTTGAGCAGGGCAATGACCTTGTCGAATGGGTCAACGAGGCGATTGCGGAACTGAAATCCGAAGGCGTCATCGACGCGCTTGTCGCCGAATATCTGATCGCCGATCCCGAGCTGGCGGTCATTACCGAATGA